The following are encoded in a window of Nocardia sp. BMG111209 genomic DNA:
- a CDS encoding phenylacetate--CoA ligase family protein — MTEHLPVAAGDPPGTGHALATFRRAARDVPAYQEFLAENGIDAQSITTAEHFARIPAVTKTNYLRRYPRAALLWGGDPVAAGTWSASSGSSGTPTYWPREHLSLEDSADCYDRIFRQNFGSHLRETLLVVGFAMGNWIGGTYTLQAVPELRRRGHKLSVVTPGIDLEAFLTSISDLGPDYEQVVLAGYPPFIKDALDRADHRVLKLDLAILLAGERITEEWRDHILDRIGKTEEPHRICLIYGTADAGVMGHETPATIAIRRLAHRDPAFAAALFGSDPLLPTFVEYDPQRRYTEVDADGRFLFTVDSAMPLIRYRISDEGAILTPGRVADIAHRCGHRLPIRTSTRNAAFLALRGRSDVAASYYAVKIYPDSIVTAMQDPGVLTTVTGKFALATRTDGNFAQTLDLQVELCENVEATVTFSDLLRERVVAELDRTNSEYRRLHAELGSAAEPIVTLVPFGGKRFRYHTKFKYVGGDA, encoded by the coding sequence ATGACAGAGCATCTGCCGGTGGCCGCCGGCGATCCGCCCGGCACCGGCCACGCCCTCGCCACCTTCCGGCGCGCGGCCCGCGACGTCCCCGCCTATCAGGAGTTCTTGGCGGAGAACGGAATCGACGCGCAGTCGATCACCACTGCCGAACACTTCGCCCGGATTCCCGCGGTCACCAAGACCAACTATCTGCGCCGGTATCCCCGCGCCGCGCTCCTGTGGGGCGGCGACCCGGTCGCCGCGGGCACCTGGTCCGCGAGTTCGGGATCCTCCGGCACACCGACCTACTGGCCCCGCGAACACCTCTCGCTGGAGGACAGTGCCGACTGCTACGACCGGATCTTCCGGCAGAACTTCGGCTCGCACCTGCGCGAGACGCTCCTGGTCGTCGGTTTCGCCATGGGCAACTGGATCGGCGGCACCTACACCCTGCAGGCTGTGCCGGAACTACGGCGGCGTGGCCACAAACTGTCGGTCGTCACGCCGGGCATCGACCTCGAGGCCTTCCTGACCAGCATCTCCGACCTGGGCCCCGACTACGAGCAGGTCGTGCTCGCCGGGTACCCGCCGTTCATCAAGGATGCCCTGGACCGGGCCGACCACCGGGTCCTGAAGCTGGACCTGGCGATTCTGCTCGCCGGTGAGCGCATCACCGAGGAATGGCGCGATCACATCCTCGACCGCATCGGCAAAACCGAAGAGCCGCATCGGATCTGCCTCATCTACGGCACCGCGGACGCGGGTGTCATGGGTCACGAGACCCCGGCCACCATCGCGATCCGCCGACTGGCACACCGTGATCCGGCCTTCGCCGCGGCGTTGTTCGGCTCGGACCCGTTGCTGCCCACCTTCGTCGAATACGATCCGCAGCGCCGCTACACCGAGGTGGACGCGGACGGCCGGTTCCTGTTCACCGTCGATTCGGCGATGCCCCTGATCCGGTACCGGATCAGTGACGAGGGCGCCATCCTGACCCCCGGCCGGGTCGCCGATATCGCACACCGTTGCGGCCATCGGCTCCCGATCCGGACGTCGACGCGCAACGCGGCATTCCTGGCGCTGCGTGGCCGATCGGACGTCGCGGCGAGTTACTACGCGGTCAAGATCTATCCCGACAGCATTGTGACCGCGATGCAGGATCCCGGCGTACTCACCACGGTGACCGGCAAGTTCGCGCTCGCCACGCGCACCGACGGCAACTTCGCGCAGACCCTCGACCTGCAGGTCGAGCTGTGCGAAAACGTCGAAGCCACAGTCACTTTCAGCGACCTGCTCCGGGAACGCGTGGTGGCCGAACTGGATCGGACCAACAGCGAATACCGCCGGCTGCACGCCGAACTCGGCTCGGCCGCGGAGCCGATCGTCACCCTGGTGCCCTTCGGCGGCAAGCGGTTCCGGTACCACACCAAATTCAAGTACGTCGGAGGCGACGCATGA
- a CDS encoding ThiF family adenylyltransferase: MMEILDPARDGDRIAAVLARPGYRLVDAWTPAVEEYRALDPAAGPIDVRYVVYEYRRLVVKMTNAVTHYRLCTTRNRHLIDDLEQARWAAAPIGVAGLSVGASALSVCALTGARRFRIADPDRLGLTNLNRLPASVCDIGMRKTTLAYRRVLELDPYAEVSVFDEGITADTVDEFLGLNPGGEPLAVLVEEMDDAAAKIDVRRRARAAGIPVVMATDNGDNVILDVERFDLDRAYPLLHGAAEAVPDPAPEASTDPRRRAATAARIVGADITPRTRFSLTEVGASLRSWPQLGTAATVAGATAAYAARLIVCGDPLPSGRFRVDLDRALLGAAADTATRWNELDRADFLAAMATDDPTQG, translated from the coding sequence ATGATGGAGATTCTCGATCCCGCCCGTGACGGCGACCGCATCGCCGCGGTGCTCGCCCGGCCCGGCTATCGGCTCGTCGACGCCTGGACGCCGGCCGTCGAGGAATATCGGGCACTCGATCCGGCGGCCGGTCCGATCGACGTGCGCTACGTGGTGTACGAGTACCGCCGCCTCGTGGTGAAGATGACGAACGCGGTGACCCACTACCGGCTGTGCACGACCCGCAACCGGCACCTGATCGACGACCTGGAACAGGCCCGCTGGGCCGCCGCGCCGATCGGCGTCGCCGGATTGAGCGTCGGCGCGTCGGCATTGTCGGTCTGCGCGCTGACCGGTGCGCGCCGGTTCCGGATCGCGGACCCGGACCGGCTCGGCCTGACCAACCTGAACCGGCTGCCCGCCTCGGTCTGTGACATCGGGATGCGCAAGACGACGCTCGCGTACCGCCGCGTTCTCGAACTCGACCCTTACGCAGAGGTTTCCGTCTTCGACGAGGGCATCACCGCGGACACCGTGGACGAGTTCCTCGGCCTGAACCCCGGCGGTGAACCGCTCGCGGTGCTGGTGGAGGAGATGGACGACGCCGCGGCGAAGATCGACGTCCGCCGCCGGGCGCGCGCCGCCGGAATCCCGGTGGTGATGGCAACCGACAACGGGGACAACGTGATTCTCGACGTGGAACGGTTCGACCTGGATCGTGCCTACCCGTTGCTGCACGGGGCGGCGGAGGCCGTGCCCGATCCGGCGCCGGAGGCGAGCACCGATCCACGCCGGCGCGCCGCGACGGCCGCGCGCATCGTCGGTGCCGACATCACACCGCGAACCCGGTTCTCGCTGACGGAGGTGGGCGCCTCGCTGCGGTCCTGGCCGCAGCTGGGCACCGCCGCCACCGTTGCCGGGGCGACCGCCGCCTACGCCGCCCGGCTGATCGTGTGCGGAGATCCGTTGCCGTCCGGTCGGTTCCGGGTCGATCTGGACCGAGCACTGCTGGGAGCGGCCGCCGATACCGCAACGCGGTGGAACGAGCTGGACCGCGCCGACTTCCTCGCCGCTATGGCGACCGACGATCCCACACAGGGGTGA
- a CDS encoding nuclear transport factor 2 family protein yields the protein MTESASGVRELLDRAELTELVTRIGRCLDTQDFDGLARVYAPDAEFTMPGAVCTGVADIVDVARRGHEMFSATQHFVTPAAIEPDADRAAVLANVLMAGVPADGSQTRMFGSRYELTAVRGADGWRFVTHVITPVWDRRSP from the coding sequence ATGACCGAGAGTGCGTCCGGAGTCCGGGAACTTCTCGACCGCGCCGAGCTCACCGAGCTGGTGACGCGGATCGGCCGGTGCCTGGACACCCAGGATTTCGACGGTTTGGCGCGCGTGTACGCGCCCGACGCGGAGTTCACGATGCCGGGTGCGGTGTGCACCGGCGTCGCCGACATCGTGGATGTGGCGCGGCGTGGCCATGAAATGTTCAGTGCGACTCAGCATTTCGTTACTCCTGCGGCGATCGAGCCGGACGCCGACCGGGCCGCGGTGCTCGCGAACGTGCTCATGGCCGGTGTTCCGGCCGACGGCTCGCAGACCCGGATGTTCGGCAGCCGTTACGAATTGACCGCGGTGCGCGGTGCGGACGGCTGGCGGTTCGTGACCCATGTCATCACCCCTGTGTGGGATCGTCGGTCGCCATAG
- a CDS encoding S9 family peptidase yields MSTGTRALVTLCTLTGTTEWVARRCGTRPLVPDVSVRRFAGWAGTTPDRFAGQLDRVRSFTDAGWSGHWSRIAERHMATADGLLAELATATGTAAPTVAALLAPDHTAAVADLGRLLAPAAGFVADRGAERIPRRTERFARSATAGAAIDEHAIWAARAADALLTAIGYDLIAAWPGHTPARMAAHLRSQRLLLALLTASAPGLGCAVETVDIPSTDGPVRIWTIFPSGESRCPTVLVTNGLDGTAQELVLSLLRYRHTGIGFAVMEMPGAYAVGRPSTDPVRDYAAVLDRLVAHPRVDGSRIGMFGLSFGGYWSARMAATDPRLRCAVAAGPPVHRSFGATGVVGVPEVLLRAMIRALGAGGAAAMGTKLRALSLKRSGMRIEIPLLVVNGAADTVTDVRDSVWLATRARHAVLWLYSNDDHCAMEHFGQWLTASIEWLRTTLR; encoded by the coding sequence ATGAGCACAGGAACACGCGCACTCGTCACGTTGTGCACGCTCACCGGCACGACCGAGTGGGTGGCCCGGCGGTGCGGCACCCGGCCGCTGGTGCCGGACGTCTCGGTCCGGCGCTTCGCGGGCTGGGCCGGCACCACACCGGATCGGTTCGCCGGGCAGCTCGACCGCGTCCGCTCGTTCACCGATGCCGGATGGAGCGGGCACTGGAGCCGGATCGCGGAGCGGCACATGGCCACCGCCGACGGTCTGCTCGCCGAGTTGGCCACGGCCACGGGCACTGCGGCGCCGACGGTGGCCGCCCTGCTGGCGCCGGACCACACCGCGGCCGTCGCGGACCTCGGGCGGCTGCTGGCCCCCGCGGCCGGATTCGTCGCCGATCGCGGCGCCGAGCGGATACCGCGGCGAACGGAACGCTTCGCCCGCTCGGCGACGGCCGGTGCGGCGATCGACGAACATGCGATCTGGGCCGCCCGCGCCGCGGACGCCCTGCTGACCGCGATCGGCTACGACCTGATCGCGGCCTGGCCCGGCCACACCCCCGCCCGGATGGCCGCGCACCTGCGGTCGCAGCGGTTACTGCTCGCCCTGCTGACCGCGTCGGCACCGGGTCTGGGGTGTGCGGTGGAGACGGTGGACATCCCGAGTACCGACGGGCCGGTCCGCATCTGGACGATCTTCCCGTCGGGCGAAAGCCGTTGTCCGACAGTGCTGGTCACCAACGGGCTGGACGGCACGGCACAGGAGTTGGTGCTGTCGCTGCTGCGCTACCGGCACACCGGAATCGGCTTCGCGGTGATGGAGATGCCCGGCGCGTACGCGGTGGGCCGACCGTCCACCGACCCGGTCCGCGACTACGCCGCCGTCCTGGATCGGCTGGTCGCACATCCGCGGGTCGACGGCAGTCGAATCGGCATGTTCGGCCTCAGTTTCGGCGGTTACTGGTCGGCGCGGATGGCCGCCACCGATCCACGCCTGCGCTGCGCGGTGGCCGCCGGCCCGCCGGTGCATCGCAGCTTCGGCGCCACCGGTGTGGTCGGTGTCCCGGAAGTGCTGCTGCGGGCCATGATTCGGGCGCTCGGCGCCGGCGGCGCCGCGGCGATGGGCACGAAACTGCGCGCACTGTCGCTGAAGCGGTCCGGCATGCGCATCGAGATACCGCTGCTGGTGGTGAACGGGGCCGCGGACACCGTCACCGACGTGCGGGACTCGGTGTGGCTCGCCACCCGGGCACGGCATGCCGTGCTGTGGCTCTACTCGAACGACGACCATTGTGCGATGGAACATTTCGGGCAATGGCTGACCGCCTCGATCGAGTGGCTGCGGACCACCCTGCGATGA
- a CDS encoding TetR/AcrR family transcriptional regulator codes for MIVEQPGRLLDGGLRSEDVINSANSSHATFYRKFTAKPRYLAAVLDRLADTATLLPADVRGEAHAVLAAAGGDRRQALRALIQTHFDALFEEAVGTRRLLASMLGTTEPSAARTIRAGYQHGDQLIMQIFEVFFAHSGVTLRKPFTMRSFCLVITALLEGFLVRSRSEPQSVTPELVADAILAVLGIAVDSRQQHGHIDDVLTSIAAPRGLSVRLPSEPRVALLKAARNEFTKRGYFMATVEAMAEEAGVPLDAALRIFPTKLHVIVGALKSHYDKLAEAIADDVALGRGVVTVVERHFLRCARLVESERPFMDALLAAVAHDTYAEPDGLLSIKRELNFPGLLLPLLEQGQQERILVTDQSAADLAALLTNTLLLRCFTRRNASPEQNAAFVSRLVLDGLRGR; via the coding sequence TTGATCGTCGAACAACCGGGCCGGTTGCTCGACGGCGGTCTGCGCAGTGAGGACGTCATCAACTCCGCGAATTCCTCGCACGCCACCTTCTATCGGAAGTTCACGGCGAAGCCGCGATATCTGGCCGCGGTGCTCGATCGGCTGGCCGACACCGCGACGTTGCTACCCGCCGACGTCCGGGGCGAGGCCCACGCGGTGCTGGCGGCCGCCGGCGGTGATCGGCGGCAGGCCCTGCGCGCGCTCATCCAGACTCATTTCGACGCCTTGTTCGAGGAGGCGGTGGGCACTCGGCGACTGCTCGCGTCGATGCTCGGCACCACGGAACCGAGTGCGGCCCGGACCATCCGGGCCGGCTATCAGCACGGTGATCAACTCATCATGCAGATCTTCGAGGTCTTCTTCGCGCACAGCGGCGTGACCCTGCGCAAGCCGTTCACCATGCGCAGCTTCTGTCTGGTGATCACCGCACTGCTGGAGGGCTTCCTGGTCCGCAGCCGCAGCGAACCACAGTCGGTGACACCGGAATTGGTGGCCGACGCGATTCTCGCGGTGCTGGGCATCGCCGTCGACAGCAGGCAACAGCACGGGCACATCGACGACGTGCTCACCTCCATCGCGGCGCCGCGCGGCCTGTCCGTACGCCTGCCCAGCGAGCCGCGGGTGGCCTTGTTGAAGGCGGCCCGCAACGAATTCACCAAACGCGGGTATTTCATGGCGACCGTCGAGGCCATGGCCGAGGAGGCGGGGGTGCCGCTCGACGCCGCACTCCGAATTTTCCCGACGAAACTGCATGTCATCGTCGGCGCCCTGAAATCGCACTACGACAAGCTGGCCGAGGCCATCGCCGACGACGTCGCCCTGGGGCGCGGTGTCGTCACCGTCGTGGAACGCCATTTCCTGCGCTGTGCGCGCCTGGTCGAATCGGAGCGGCCGTTCATGGATGCGCTCCTGGCGGCCGTCGCGCACGACACCTACGCCGAACCGGACGGGCTGCTGTCGATCAAACGCGAACTGAACTTTCCCGGACTCCTGTTGCCCCTGCTGGAGCAGGGGCAACAGGAGCGGATTCTCGTCACCGATCAGTCCGCTGCGGATCTTGCTGCGCTGCTGACCAATACGCTGCTCCTACGCTGCTTCACCCGTCGTAACGCGAGTCCGGAACAGAACGCGGCGTTCGTCTCGCGGCTCGTACTCGACGGATTGCGCGGGAGGTGA
- a CDS encoding LuxR C-terminal-related transcriptional regulator gives MPVAADHSDETIHRERPSLSRREVAVLLAWFACDSKLEVGRRLYISLGTVNTHLSRIRDKYSAVGRPAPTKAALVARALQDGLIRIDQL, from the coding sequence ATGCCTGTCGCCGCTGATCATTCGGACGAGACGATCCACCGCGAGCGCCCGTCGTTGAGCCGCCGCGAGGTTGCTGTCCTGCTGGCTTGGTTCGCGTGTGACTCGAAGCTGGAAGTCGGTCGCCGACTGTACATTTCGCTGGGCACGGTCAACACGCATCTGTCCCGGATCCGGGACAAGTACAGCGCCGTCGGGCGACCGGCGCCGACCAAGGCCGCCCTCGTGGCCAGAGCCCTGCAGGACGGGCTGATCCGCATCGATCAACTGTGA
- a CDS encoding FtsK/SpoIIIE domain-containing protein: MQPLRTSESTTADESTAAGAALPVLARRGELAERIDRQRVAAAAALSGLLTRISARTDELMPATEATERRIDKTLEISRRSLHEAHEAIRTAMVEKYQFEYNWNAYQPNSYEVVAGDASAWLAEAEATLGSIQNAGFQFTRVRRMEVRHRLVTLAQISFNEFPSALSGVEATAANSMAALYESAFTDFRGRVNAAVAQNLTHFTAVEAPGVAPVLPEAGPCWQAAEAEAIEPSVSRLLCPIGLVRPTRIQLDTALEIPDPPGGVHTHRFGFALDGVPEIPALLDLDECGGLVTDDAAVVENLTLDLLAALPAGRLVIDVVDPAQVGASLNFLYGLGEAGEKIYGQKVWTAHNVGELLAELENHVAFVTQKYLQGTHETLTDYNRAAGEVAEPYRLLLLFDHPQAFTRDGKSYDDEAFARLERLATVGRRAGVLIAATVRDRNTRGLGALATAFTRGEDGALVTRLGLPRGVAATRFVRESSLEWQLHPYPRPTDRTRAAVLAHVERTLAKAADTRVDPGRVAELADAAAQRAAATSGDAVETVADPRDPRTWWRGAVEDRVVARFGRAGAAGVAELRLDSVGASSALIGGRTGSGKSVLLHSIILGFALQYAPPDLEFYLIDFKEGVEFKPYATGALPHAKVVAVETNRDFGISVLESLDAEIARRGMLFKNAAQGQLEIGRYRRATGDRLPRIVLVIDEFHMLLEQDDSTSTRGAELLDRIIRQGRAFGVHTLLASQSVSGGGQKIRTALNQIPIRLVLASSTQDSELLLAEGNSDAQLLSKPGEGIINTHGGLREANNRFQCAYWSTELRAELIDELRSADEQAGRTGKPVVFEGDVPVAVEDFAPELFTESQPTGTLRLPIGAPMSLAPPVTVQLERQPGNNVLVVAQSALGVLAIAVAALLAAGVRVDYLDFAAVDARSEDTFTRLRAAGAQANHRRKLGDVLDALRTEITERTELDDYAAPARVLVLIGVHRARELSPDSFDPDSESGRLADVLRRGPEVGVHVIAWGDRNASLERRFDHEGFRQFGHKVLGTASEDDSRTLIDSEVASSLSPNQLAVDDYDNARTTIVRRFDEPSPAWFDRLLTPGSDDRG, from the coding sequence GTGCAACCACTTCGAACCAGTGAATCGACCACCGCCGACGAGTCCACCGCGGCCGGCGCCGCCCTCCCGGTGCTGGCGCGGCGCGGCGAACTCGCCGAACGGATCGATCGGCAGCGGGTCGCCGCGGCCGCGGCACTGAGCGGCCTGCTGACCCGGATCAGCGCTCGCACCGACGAACTCATGCCGGCCACCGAGGCGACCGAGCGCCGGATCGACAAGACGCTCGAGATCTCCCGCCGATCGCTGCACGAGGCCCATGAGGCCATCCGTACGGCGATGGTCGAGAAATACCAGTTCGAATACAACTGGAACGCTTATCAGCCGAATTCGTACGAGGTCGTTGCCGGCGATGCGAGCGCCTGGCTGGCCGAGGCGGAGGCGACGCTCGGATCCATCCAGAACGCGGGTTTCCAGTTCACCAGGGTGCGGCGAATGGAGGTGCGGCACCGGCTCGTCACGCTCGCCCAGATCTCGTTCAACGAATTCCCGTCCGCGCTGAGCGGAGTCGAGGCCACTGCCGCGAATTCCATGGCCGCGCTGTACGAGTCGGCGTTCACCGACTTCCGCGGGCGGGTGAATGCCGCTGTGGCACAGAATCTCACGCACTTCACGGCGGTCGAGGCGCCCGGCGTCGCACCGGTCCTGCCGGAGGCAGGCCCGTGCTGGCAGGCCGCCGAGGCCGAGGCGATCGAACCCTCGGTATCCCGGCTGCTGTGCCCGATCGGACTGGTGCGGCCGACCCGGATCCAGCTCGACACCGCACTGGAGATCCCGGATCCGCCCGGCGGTGTGCACACCCACCGATTCGGGTTCGCCCTCGACGGGGTCCCGGAGATCCCCGCGCTGCTGGATCTCGACGAATGCGGCGGCCTGGTCACCGACGACGCCGCGGTGGTGGAGAACCTCACCCTCGATCTGCTGGCCGCCCTGCCCGCGGGCCGGCTCGTCATCGATGTCGTCGATCCGGCGCAGGTCGGCGCGTCACTGAACTTCCTGTACGGCCTGGGCGAGGCGGGCGAGAAGATCTACGGCCAGAAGGTCTGGACCGCACACAATGTCGGTGAACTGCTCGCCGAACTGGAGAACCACGTCGCATTCGTCACCCAGAAGTACCTGCAGGGCACGCACGAAACGCTCACCGACTACAACCGGGCGGCCGGTGAGGTGGCCGAACCCTACCGTCTGTTGCTGCTGTTCGATCATCCGCAGGCGTTCACCCGCGACGGAAAATCCTATGACGACGAGGCTTTCGCCCGGCTGGAGCGGCTCGCGACCGTCGGCCGCCGGGCGGGCGTGCTGATCGCGGCCACCGTGCGGGACCGCAACACCCGCGGCCTCGGCGCGCTCGCCACCGCGTTCACCCGTGGTGAGGACGGTGCCCTGGTCACCCGGCTCGGTCTGCCACGCGGCGTCGCCGCCACCCGGTTCGTCCGAGAGAGCAGCCTGGAGTGGCAGTTGCATCCGTATCCGCGCCCCACGGACCGGACCCGCGCCGCGGTGCTCGCCCACGTCGAGCGGACGCTGGCGAAAGCGGCCGACACCAGGGTCGATCCGGGGCGGGTGGCCGAACTGGCCGACGCGGCGGCACAACGTGCCGCCGCCACGAGCGGCGACGCCGTCGAGACCGTCGCCGACCCGCGGGACCCGCGAACCTGGTGGCGGGGTGCGGTGGAGGATCGCGTCGTGGCCCGCTTCGGCCGGGCGGGAGCCGCCGGGGTGGCCGAACTGCGGCTGGACTCCGTCGGCGCCTCGAGCGCGCTCATCGGCGGGCGCACCGGCTCGGGCAAATCGGTGCTGCTGCACTCGATCATCCTCGGCTTCGCATTGCAGTACGCACCACCGGATCTCGAGTTCTACCTGATCGACTTCAAGGAGGGTGTCGAGTTCAAACCCTATGCCACCGGGGCACTTCCGCATGCCAAGGTGGTCGCGGTGGAGACCAACCGCGATTTCGGCATCAGCGTCCTGGAGAGCCTGGATGCCGAAATCGCCCGTCGTGGAATGCTTTTCAAGAATGCCGCGCAGGGGCAGCTGGAGATCGGGCGCTATCGCCGCGCCACCGGCGACCGGCTGCCGCGGATCGTGCTCGTCATCGACGAGTTCCACATGCTGCTCGAACAGGACGACAGCACCTCGACGCGCGGTGCGGAACTGCTGGACCGGATCATCCGGCAGGGCCGGGCCTTCGGGGTGCACACCCTCCTCGCCTCGCAATCGGTTTCCGGCGGCGGGCAGAAGATCCGTACCGCGCTCAACCAGATTCCGATCCGGCTGGTCCTCGCCAGCTCCACGCAGGACTCCGAACTGCTTCTGGCCGAGGGTAATTCGGACGCGCAGCTGTTGTCGAAACCCGGTGAGGGCATCATCAACACGCACGGCGGACTGCGGGAGGCCAACAACCGCTTCCAGTGCGCCTACTGGTCCACCGAACTGCGCGCGGAGCTGATCGACGAGCTCAGGTCGGCCGACGAGCAGGCGGGCCGTACCGGCAAGCCGGTCGTCTTCGAGGGCGATGTCCCGGTGGCGGTCGAGGACTTCGCCCCCGAGCTGTTCACCGAATCGCAGCCGACCGGGACGCTGCGGTTGCCGATCGGCGCGCCGATGTCGCTGGCACCGCCGGTGACGGTGCAACTGGAGCGGCAACCGGGCAACAATGTGTTGGTGGTCGCGCAATCCGCGCTCGGGGTACTGGCGATCGCCGTGGCCGCGCTGCTGGCCGCCGGAGTCCGGGTCGACTACCTCGATTTCGCAGCCGTCGACGCCCGCTCCGAGGACACCTTCACCCGTCTGCGCGCGGCGGGGGCGCAGGCGAATCATCGCCGCAAGCTGGGCGATGTACTCGACGCCCTGCGTACCGAGATCACCGAGCGCACCGAGCTGGACGACTACGCCGCGCCTGCCCGCGTGCTGGTGCTCATCGGCGTGCATCGGGCGCGCGAGCTGAGTCCGGACAGTTTCGATCCCGACAGCGAGAGCGGCCGGCTCGCCGACGTGTTGCGGCGCGGTCCCGAGGTCGGCGTGCACGTCATCGCGTGGGGTGATCGGAACGCCTCGCTCGAGCGGCGTTTCGATCACGAGGGTTTCCGGCAGTTCGGGCACAAGGTGCTCGGCACCGCGAGCGAGGACGATTCGCGCACGCTCATCGACTCCGAGGTGGCTTCGTCCCTCTCGCCGAATCAGCTCGCGGTCGACGACTACGACAACGCCCGGACCACGATCGTGCGGCGATTCGACGAGCCGTCGCCGGCCTGGTTCGACCGGCTGCTCACGCCCGGGAGCGACGACCGTGGCTGA
- a CDS encoding protein kinase domain-containing protein, with protein sequence MTEPNSATTRLDGPRAHAPAGPPPTRIDAPGVAAPEAEFRRENLPPGLAARLSMGVELGRGAEASVYRCRDAEGNEFAVKLFRNAPRYATDFGSAEYREHFRPEYAVQVTERGVDHEVHYEVMEYCRFGTLDALLHRNGGFGDHAAAVEVLWQVATALHGMQRAGNARVLVHGDVKPSNILVRAERPLDLVLSDFGLSVDLGDRSKLTNFGAVTAAYCAPGATQYVTPEADWWSVGMVMFHVLAGRAYFQRDDEDGGFIDERTVEHELTVRDVSLAALDSVELAGADRERWKLLLAGLLTRDPRRRWGMAEVSAWHDGGSPPVHRATADEAAGADVPPHRHRASIPHPLPGVGQFFRADELGAAMAAHPEAAARALAGRGLQQLLSWLTHEAEFEAAFTDLRSYGAEWGPDELASYFVAQLAPDAPVGYRGRPVGTHAELRMLALDAAAADDARELFRTNLLGCLAGPDRTEHKLVDANWHDIESQARAMADARAIVLDDAARAHIIRFALLLAASDDAFVDDYLRTVRRDVAAAVAAHADEIEWFATLRRDVDA encoded by the coding sequence ATGACAGAGCCGAATTCAGCGACCACCAGACTCGACGGGCCGCGCGCGCACGCCCCGGCCGGCCCACCGCCCACCCGCATCGACGCACCCGGCGTCGCCGCACCCGAAGCCGAATTCCGCCGGGAGAACCTGCCACCCGGCCTGGCGGCCCGGCTCAGCATGGGCGTGGAACTCGGCCGGGGCGCGGAGGCCTCCGTCTACCGATGCCGGGATGCCGAGGGAAACGAGTTCGCGGTCAAGCTGTTCCGGAACGCGCCCCGCTATGCCACCGATTTCGGCTCCGCCGAATATCGCGAGCACTTCCGGCCCGAGTACGCCGTGCAGGTCACCGAGCGCGGGGTGGATCACGAGGTGCACTACGAGGTGATGGAGTACTGCCGCTTCGGCACGCTGGACGCGCTGCTCCACCGCAACGGCGGCTTCGGCGACCACGCCGCCGCCGTCGAGGTGCTGTGGCAGGTCGCGACGGCACTGCACGGTATGCAGCGGGCCGGCAACGCGCGGGTGCTGGTGCACGGCGACGTCAAACCGAGCAATATCCTGGTCCGCGCCGAGCGGCCATTGGACCTGGTACTGAGCGATTTCGGACTCAGCGTCGATCTGGGCGATCGGTCGAAGCTGACGAACTTCGGTGCGGTGACCGCCGCCTACTGCGCTCCCGGCGCGACACAGTACGTGACGCCGGAGGCGGACTGGTGGAGCGTCGGCATGGTCATGTTCCACGTGCTGGCCGGCCGGGCCTACTTCCAACGCGACGACGAGGACGGCGGCTTCATCGACGAACGCACGGTCGAACACGAACTCACCGTCCGGGACGTCTCGCTCGCGGCACTGGATTCCGTCGAACTGGCCGGCGCGGACCGCGAGCGGTGGAAGCTGCTGCTCGCCGGCCTGCTCACCCGGGATCCGCGGCGGCGCTGGGGTATGGCCGAGGTGTCGGCCTGGCACGACGGCGGCAGCCCGCCGGTGCACCGCGCTACCGCGGACGAGGCGGCCGGCGCCGACGTGCCGCCACACCGGCACCGCGCGTCGATCCCGCACCCGCTGCCCGGTGTCGGGCAGTTCTTCCGGGCCGACGAACTCGGCGCGGCGATGGCCGCGCATCCCGAGGCCGCGGCGCGGGCGCTGGCCGGGCGGGGACTGCAACAGCTGCTGAGCTGGCTCACCCACGAGGCGGAATTCGAGGCCGCCTTCACCGATCTGCGCTCGTACGGCGCGGAGTGGGGGCCGGACGAACTCGCCAGCTATTTCGTCGCACAACTCGCCCCCGATGCGCCGGTCGGTTATCGCGGCAGGCCGGTCGGTACGCACGCCGAACTGCGGATGCTGGCCCTCGACGCCGCCGCGGCGGACGATGCCCGCGAGTTGTTCCGCACGAATCTGCTGGGCTGCCTGGCCGGGCCGGACCGGACCGAGCACAAACTGGTCGACGCGAATTGGCACGATATCGAATCGCAGGCACGGGCGATGGCCGATGCCCGCGCGATCGTGCTGGACGACGCGGCGCGGGCGCACATCATCCGTTTCGCGCTGCTGCTCGCGGCGTCGGACGACGCATTCGTCGACGACTATCTGCGCACCGTCCGGCGCGATGTCGCGGCGGCCGTGGCGGCGCACGCCGACGAGATCGAATGGTTCGCCACGCTCCGCAGGGATGTCGACGCATGA